The proteins below come from a single Aegilops tauschii subsp. strangulata cultivar AL8/78 chromosome 6, Aet v6.0, whole genome shotgun sequence genomic window:
- the LOC109784421 gene encoding pentatricopeptide repeat-containing protein At4g01990, mitochondrial produces the protein MLRTAIAAEARRRISLAPARFAHELAQAQAQAQAQTAVPERGGFEPSWIPLYRRISRLYGRPPGMVAAEMDKYLRKRRPLSADQIVAYVRKLRKFKSNACALELMDWMESRGAKLTPGHQALRLGLVSKVHGIQAAEEYFWSLPDKSKKTYSSLLNCYGEHRMASKGLELYEKMKVMDIVPNTLLYNNLMTLYQKAGQPEKIPSTFEEMRESGISANNFTYLILIESYVTMNDLEAAENVLEELQKVAPVHWSLYTMMANNYIKQELFGKAEVALKKAEEVMDKAELLSWHFLISLYARSGNSTELKRIWESLKSTFKKCSNKNYLVMLEALSMIDDFESLQQIFQEWESSNEHYDMRITNVMIKAYLDKGMIHEAEAIRQSTMSQGHCNGRTVYMFAEFYLDKSDVTAALEILRDAKKMLTAHKWVPSEKLTSRFLKHYEESKDVDGVESFCECLRKLDCLDAEAYEGMMRTYIAAGRTNPSIAQRIKDDGIHVGPETTKLLEHVSGN, from the exons ATGTTGCGCACGGCGATCGCCGCGGAGGCCCGGCGGCGCATCTCCCTTGCCCCGGCAAGATTCGCGCACGAGCTCGCGCAGGCGCAGGCGCAGGCCCAGGCCCAGACGGCCGTCCCTGAGCGGGGCGGGTTTGAGCCGTCGTGGATCCCGCTCTACAGGAGAATCTCGAGGCTGTACGGCAGGCCACCGGGGATGGTGGCGGCGGAGATGGACAAATATCTACGCAAGAGGCGCCCGCTCTCGGCGGACCAGATCGTCGCCTACGTCCGCAAGCTCCGCAAGTTCAAGAGCAACGCTTGCGCGCTCGAG TTGATGGACTGGATGGAATCTCGTGGAGCAAAGTTGACACCTGGGCATCAAGCGCTGCGGCTTGGCCTGGTTTCAAAAGTGCATGGGATACAGGCAGCTGAAGAATATTTCTGGAGCCTTCCTGATAAGTCAAAGAAAACTTATTCATCTTTGCTTAACTGCTATGGTGAACACAGAATGGCAAGCAAAGGTCTGGAACTCTATGAGAAGATGAAAGTCATGGACATTGTTCCAAATACACTGTTGTACAACAACTTGATGACTTTGTACCAAAAGGCGGGCCAGCCAGAGAAAATCCCCTCCACATTTGAAGAAATGCGAGAAAGTGGTATAAGTGCTAACAATTTTACATACTTAATATTGATAGAAAGCTATGTTACAATGAATGACCTGGAGGCTGCAGAGAATGTCCTGGAAGAATTGCAGAAGGTGGCTCCAGTTCACTGGTCCTTGTACACTATGATGGCAAACAATTACATCAAACAAGAGCTGTTTGGAAAGGCAGAAGTGGCCCTCAAGAAAGCTGAGGAAGTCATGGATAAAGCTGAGTTATTGTCCTGGCATTTCCTCATCTCTTTGTATGCCCGTTCTGGCAATTCAACCGAGCTTAAGAGGATCTGGGAGTCTTTGAAGTCCACATTCAAGAAATGCTCGAACAAAAACTATCTTGTGATGCTTGAAGCTCTGAGTATGATTGATGACTTTGAGTCTTTGCAGCAAATCTTTCAGGAGTGGGAATCAAGTAATGAACATTATGACATGAGGATAACAAATGTTATGATCAAAGCTTACCTTGATAAGGGCATGATACACGAAGCTGAGGCTATCCGTCAGAGCACAATGTCTCAGGGTCATTGCAACGGGAGGACGGTTTATATGTTTGCCGAGTTCTATTTGGACAAATCTGATGTTACCGCGGCACTGGAGATCTTGAGAGATGCAAAGAAGATGCTTACGGCACACAAATGGGTGCCATCGGAAAAGCTTACGAGCAGATTTCTGAAGCACTATGAAGAGTCCAAGGATGTTGACGGTGTGGAGTCTTTCTGCGAGTGCCTTAGGAAGCTCGATTGCCTTGATGCAGAAGCTTATGAGGGCATGATGCGGACCTATATAGCTGCAGGTAGAACCAACCCATCCATTGCTCAGCGCATCAAAGATGATGGGATTCACGTTGGCCCTGAGACGACGAAATTGCTGGAGCATGTCTCCGGCAATTGA
- the LOC109784420 gene encoding pentatricopeptide repeat-containing protein At4g01990, mitochondrial, which produces MLRTAIPAAARRRISFAPARFAHELAQAQAQVQSAVPGRDGLEPSWVPLYRRISKLSHGRQPGMAAAEMTKYLRERRPLSEYQIVAYIRKLRKFKRHACALELMDWMEARGAKLTPGHQALRLDLVSKVHGIQAAEEYFWSLPDILKSRKAYSSLLNCYGEHGMAFKGLKFYEKMKAKNIVPNTLVYNSLMVLYKKAGQPEKIPSTFEEMRESGITANSFTYFSLVESYVTMNDLEAAEKVLEELQKVAPVHWSLYTLMANSYIKLELCGKAEVALKKAEEVMNKDELSSWYFLLSIYARCGNATEVKRIWESLKSTFKKCLNRSYLVMLQALSTNDDFESLQQIFQEWESSHEQYDMRITNVMIKAYLDKGMIDEAEAIRQRAMAKGRCDDRTIYIFAEFYLEKSNVTGALEILRDAKKMVTAHKWVPSKKLTSRFLKHYEESKDVDRVESFCECLRKLECLDAEAYEGMMRTYIAAGKTNPSIAQRIEDDGIHVGPETTKLLERVSGN; this is translated from the exons ATGTTGCGCACGGCGATCcccgcggcggcgcggcggcgcatCTCCTTTGCCCCGGCAAGATTCGCGCACGAGCTTGCGCAGGCGCAGGCGCAGGTCCAGTCGGCCGTCCCTGGACGGGACGGCCTTGAGCCGTCGTGGGTCCCGCTGTACAGGAGGATCTCGAAGCTGTCCCATGGCAGGCAGCCGGgaatggcggcggcggagatgaCCAAATATCTCCGCGAGAGGCGCCCGCTCTCGGAGTACCAGATCGTCGCCTACATCCGGAAGCTCCGCAAGTTCAAGCGTCACGCGTGCGCGCTCGAG TTGATGGATTGGATGGAAGCTCGTGGAGCAAAGTTGACGCCTGGGCATCAAGCGCTGCGGCTTGACCTTGTTTCAAAAGTTCACGGGATACAGGCAGCTGAAGAATATTTCTGGAGCCTTCCAGATATATTGAAGTCAAGGAAAGCTTATTCAAGTTTGCTTAACTGCTATGGTGAACACGGGATGGCATTTAAAGGTCTGAAATTCTATGAGAAGATGAAAGCCAAGAACATTGTTCCAAATACACTGGTGTACAACAGCCTGATGGTTTTGTACAAAAAGGCGGGCCAGCCAGAGAAAATCCCCTCCACATTTGAAGAAATGCGAGAAAGCGGTATAACTGCTAACAGTTTTACATACTTCTCATTGGTAGAAAGCTATGTTACAATGAATGACCTGGAGGCTGCGGAGAAAGTCCTGGAAGAATTGCAGAAGGTGGCTCCAGTTCACTGGTCCCTATATACTCTAATGGCAAACAGTTACATTAAACTAGAGCTGTGTGGAAAGGCAGAAGTTGCCCTAAAGAAAGCCGAGGAAGTTATGAACAAAGATGAATTATCCTCATGGTATTTCCTCCTCTCCATCTATGCCCGCTGTGGAAATGCAACCGAGGTTAAGAGGATCTGGGAGTCTTTGAAGTCCACATTCAAGAAATGTTTGAACAGAAGCTATCTTGTGATGCTTCAAGCTCTGAGTACTAATGATGACTTTGAGTCTTTACAGCAAATCTTTCAGGAGTGGGAATCGAGTCATGAACAATATGACATGAGGATAACAAATGTTATGATCAAAGCTTACCTTGATAAGGGTATGATAGACGAAGCTGAGGCTATCCGTCAGAGGGCCATGGCTAAGGGTCGTTGTGATGACAGGACGATTTACATATTTGCCGAATTCTATTTGGAAAAATCTAATGTTACCGGGGCACTGGAGATCTTGAGAGATGCAAAGAAGATGGTGACGGCACACAAATGGGTGCCATCCAAAAAGCTTACAAGCAGATTTCTGAAGCACTATGAAGAGTCAAAGGATGTTGACCGTGTGGAGTCTTTCTGTGAGTGCCTGAGGAAGCtcgaatgccttgatgcagaagCTTATGAGGGCATGATGCGGACCTATATAGCTGCAGGTAAAACCAACCCATCCATTGCTCAGCGCATCGAAGATGATGGGATTCACGTTGGACCTGAGACTACGAAATTGCTGGAGCGTGTCTCCGGCAATTGA